From Nicotiana tabacum cultivar K326 chromosome 20, ASM71507v2, whole genome shotgun sequence, one genomic window encodes:
- the LOC107773574 gene encoding L-ascorbate oxidase homolog precursor, with protein MERASVKIVALLLCLSVGALVVKGEDPYLFFEWNVTYGTIAPLGVPQQGILINGQLPGPRINCTSNNNIVVNVYNNLDEPLLLTWNGIQQRKNSWQDGTPGTMCPIMPGTNFTYHFQVKDQIGSFFYFPTTGLHRAAGGFGALDVHSRNLIPIPFDKPADEYNVFLGDWYNKGHKTLKKILDGGRTIGRPDGIHINGKSSKVGDKVAEALFTMEAGKTYRYRMCNVGMRTSVNVRIQGHTMKLVEMEGSHTVQNVYDSLDLHVGQCLSVLVTADQEPKDYYMVVSSRFLKQALSSVAILRYANGKGPASSELPTPPPDNTEGIAWSMNQFRSFRWNLTASAARPNPQGSYHYGKINITRTMKIVNSRSQVAGKLRFALNGISHMDTDTPLKLVEFFGVPEKTFKYDLIADEPPSDLSKVTISSNVKNATFRNFVEIIFENQEKTIQTYHLDGYSFFAVSIEPGKWSPEKRKNYNLVDAVSRHSIQVYPNSWAAVMTTLDNAGMWNLRSEMWERFYLGQQLYFSVLSPSRSLRDEYNLPDNHPLCGIVKGMPMPAPYTA; from the coding sequence ATGGAGAGAGCCAGTGTGAAAATTGTGGCTTTGCTACTTTGCCTCTCCGTTGGAGCTTTGGTGGTGAAAGGGGAGGACCCTTACCTCTTCTTCGAATGGAATGTTACCTACGGTACAATTGCTCCATTGGGTGTCCCCCAACAAGGCATTCTCATAAACGGGCAGCTACCGGGCCCGAGAATCAATTGCACATCCAACAATAATATTGTTGTCAATGTCTACAATAACCTAGACGAGCCCTTGCTCCTTACCTGGAATGGTATCCAACAAAGGAAGAACTCGTGGCAAGATGGTACCCCAGGAACTATGTGTCCTATCATGCCTGGTACAAACTTCACCTATCATTTCCAGGTGAAGGACCAAATCGGTAGTTTTTTCTACTTCCCAACAACAGGGTTACATCGTGCAGCTGGTGGATTTGGTGCCCTCGATGTCCATAGTCGTAACCTTATCCCTATTCCTTTTGACAAACCCGCTGATGAGTACAATGTCTTTTTGGGCGATTGGTACAATAAGGGACACAAGACCTTGAAAAAGATCTTGGACGGCGGACGCACCATTGGAAGGCCTGATGGCATTCACATTAATGGAAAGTCAAGCAAGGTTGGTGACAAGGTAGCAGAGGCACTCTTTACCATGGAGGCTGGCAAGACTTATAGGTACAGGATGTGTAACGTTGGCATGAGAACCTCAGTCAATGTCAGGATCCAAGGTCACACCATGAAGTTGGTTGAGATGGAGGGATCACATACGGTGCAGAATGTCTATGACTCACTTGACCTTCATGTTGGTCAGTGTCTTTCGGTCCTGGTCACTGCTGATCAAGAGCCCAAAGACTATTACATGGTTGTTTCTAGCAGATTTCTGAAGCAGGCGCTCTCCTCCGTAGCCATCCTTCGTTATGCTAACGGTAAGGGACCGGCATCATCTGAGCTCCCAACACCCCCACCAGATAACACTGAAGGTATTGCCTGGTCCATGAACCAATTCCGCTCATTTAGATGGAACCTCACCGCTAGCGCTGCCCGTCCTAACCCTCAGGGATCCTACCATTACGGAAAAATCAATATCACTCGCACCATGAAGATCGTCAATTCTAGGAGTCAAGTAGCTGGCAAGCTTCGATTCGCCTTGAATGGTATCTCCCATATGGATACTGACACCCCATTAAAGCTTGTTGAGTTTTTCGGAGTTCCTGAAAAGACCTTCAAGTACGACCTGATAGCCGATGAGCCCCCATCTGACTTGAGCAAAGTGACAATTTCCTCGAATGTGAAGAATGCTACCTTCCGTAATTTCGTGGAGATTATCTTCGAGAACCAAGAAAAGACTATCCAGACCTATCATTTGGATGGGTACTCCTTCTTTGCAGTGTCCATCGAGCCTGGGAAGTGGAGCCCTGAGAAGAGGAAGAACTATAACTTAGTAGACGCAGTAAGTAGGCACAGCATTCAAGTCTATCCAAACTCGTGGGCAGCCGTTATGACAACTTTGGACAATGCAGGAATGTGGAACTTGCGATCAGAGATGTGGGAGAGATTCTACTTAGGACAACAATTATATTTTAGTGTTCTCTCCCCGTCGCGCTCCTTGAGGGATGAGTACAACCTCCCGGACAACCACCCTCTTTGCGGTATTGTGAAGGGTATGCCCATGCCAGCTCCATACACGGCATAG